From the genome of Leptodactylus fuscus isolate aLepFus1 chromosome 1, aLepFus1.hap2, whole genome shotgun sequence, one region includes:
- the SLC25A4 gene encoding ADP/ATP translocase 1 encodes MGDQAMSFLKDFLAGGIAAAISKTAVAPIERVKLLLQVQHASKQISADKQYKGIMDCVVRIPKEQGVISFWRGNLANVIRYFPTQALNFAFKDKYKQIFLGGVDRHTQFWRFFVGNLASGGAAGATSLCFVYPLDFARTRLAADVGKGPAQREFSGLGDCIAKIWKSDGAKGLYQGFNVSVQGIIIYRAAYFGVYDTAKGMLPDPKNVHIVVSWMIAQSVTAVAGLVSYPFDTVRRRMMMQSGRKGADIMYKGTIDCWKKIAKDEGAKAFFKGAWSNVLRGMGGAFVLVLYDEIKKYA; translated from the exons ATGGGTGACCAAGCTATGAGCTTTCTCAAGGACTTTTTAGCTGGTGGTATTGCTGCAGCTATTTCTAAGACAGCTGTCGCTCCAATTGAAAGAGTAAAACTGTTGCTGCAG GTCCAGCATGCCAGCAAGCAAATTTCAGCAGACAAGCAATACAAGGGTATTATGGACTGCGTGGTCCGAATTCCCAAAGAACAAGGCGTCATTTCCTTCTGGAGAGGCAACCTGGCTAATGTCATCCGTTATTTCCCAACCCAAGCTCTCAACTTTGCCTTCAAGGACAAGTATAAGCAGATCTTCCTTGGGGGTGTAGACAGGCACACTCAGTTCTGGAGGTTTTTCGTTGGTAACCTGGCATCTGGAGGAGCTGCTGGTGCCACCTCCCTGTGCTTTGTATACCCCCTGGATTTCGCCAGAACCCGTCTTGCTGCTGATGTGGGTAAAGGTCCAGCCCAGAGAGAGTTTAGTGGCCTTGGAGATTGCATAGCCAAAATCTGGAAGTCAGATGGTGCTAAAGGTCTCTACCAGGGATTCAATGTGTCTGTCCAGGGTATCATCATTTACAGAGCGGCCTACTTTGGTGTCTATGATACTGCTAAGG GCATGCTGCCAGATCCCAAGAACGTGCACATTGTGGTAAGCTGGATGATCGCTCAGTCCGTCACTGCCGTAGCTGGTCTTGTGTCCTATCCCTTTGACACTGTCCGACGTCGTATGATGATGCAGTCTGGCAGGAAAGGAG CTGATATCATGTACAAGGGAACAATTGACTGCTGGAAGAAGATTGCCAAAGATGAAGGAGCTAAAGCCTTCTTCAAGGGTGCTTGGTCCAACGTTCTGAGAGGCATGGGTGGTGCATTTGTACTCGTATTGTATGATGAGATCAAGAAATATGCATAA